The genomic interval ATTTGAGTACGTAAACGgtaccaaaaacataaacaaaaaaaagtcttcttcctttattttttttgagctCGCCGCTCTTCATTGCCACCTATCTTGCCATTGCTACTGATTTCCAAAGCTCTCGCATCCTATTGCCTTGTAGAGCCTGGGTCTTGAGCTACTACTCCAAAAAGGTAACATTTTTTATCCCCCAGTCTGTCCTTGGGCCTGGCCTGAAATAtgttcatttctattttttgcGGCTCTCAGTCCTGTGCTGTCTGCTATCTCAGGTTTTCCTCCATGCAATCTATGCTAGAGGTTTCATCTTCTTACTCTCTCCTCCTTTCTATCTAGTTGGGTGTTTGGTAATTTTAGTATACAGGAtgtttccccctttttttttttaattttttttctgccATGTCAGCAGCAGGTTTGCAGCGGGGATGCTGGGCAGTTGTCCCTAGCATTTTTGTATTTCATTTGGGGTTGTTAGAGTTGTACAGTTAATTGAAAataggttttggaaaaaaaaaattatgtggtgttatttttgggtttttgtgaaatttgttttggtCTTGGGTTTGTTATTTCGTGGAAACATAGGCAGATAATTAGACGAGTTCTTGTTTAAGAGATGAAAACAGGGTGTTTGGTGTCTAaaaatgtttggattgaaagtgaaagaaattctgaaaatttttcaaaatgccaaAACTTCTGAAATTAGTGAAAAACTCTTTCGAGAAGAGATTTTTTGAGAGTTTTGTGAAAGTGGTTGGGATCCTAGAAATTTATTTGATAAGGTATATAATTCCTGATAGAATCTTGTATTTTTTGGTCTTCTTGTAAACCCTTGGAATAATTTTGTGGTTGTGCAAACCAAAGAGAATGATGACCTTGGGTTGCACCAAGTATGAAACCAagtggatttattttttgtccCATAATCCCCCGATACTACATATATTATAACGCTTCATATCTATGTTCTTGTTTATTTTAGCCATCCAGGGTTTTTTAAGCATAATATGAAGTATTTGGatcttttataatattcttcatttatAGATATATCTTTTAATACAATAGTTATATGACACGTGGGTAGTGGGGCTTGTAGAAATATGTTTGGGTTGCTaaattgtttgagatattttttttgggggttGTAAGAGTTGTAGGGTGCATTGAAAATATGTTTGGGAAATCAAATTTATGAGGTGTTATTTTGGgtttttgagaaagttgttttggtCTTGCAGTTTTTTTAAGAGATTAAAAAGATGTTCTGGtatctaaaaaaatttggattgaaagtgaaaagaatttGTGAAACTTTTCTAAATGTTTAAAACCAAACATGGTCTCGGGACTTATGGATTATAAAGTGATTTTCAGTTATGGCTTTGGAGTATTTAGAATACATGTTTACACTGTTTAGTTAGGAGTTTGTTTCCCATTCTTTTTTCTCATTGGTATTGAgtaatttattatcttttgcAGGCTAAAGTGGATTTTGACGACAAAAGTAGTTGGGAATATCTCTTCAAGATGTATTGGATATTTTTGAAGGGAAAACTATCATTAACTTTGGATGAGCTCATTCGAGCTAAAAATCCTTGGAAAGGAGCTTATTCTATAGCTTATAAGGTGGGGTCTTCAGGTGAACTTTATGATGGTATTGATGACAAAGTTTCTAGTGGTGACAATTCTTGTGCAGGCCTGCAaacaaaaaatcccaaaaaaagaaaagctaacGAGcagaatatttttaataaggaCTCTTTGGCTATGGAGAAAACAGGTAGTGACAAAGATCTGCATCAGCCGGAAGGCACAATATGGGCATCAAAGGAGCTCTTGGAATTTGTTGCACATATGAAAAACGGTGACACATCTGTGCTATCTCAGTTTGATGTCCAGGCTCTTTTGCTAGAGTATGTAAGGAAAAACAATCTCCGAGATCCTCGCCGGAAATGCCAAATTGTTTGTGATTTGAGGCTCCTAAGTCTGTTTGGGAAAGTGCACATTGGTCACTTTGAAATGCTAAAGCTTCTTGAATCTCACTTTCTAATAAAAGAAAGCTCATCAGCAGATGATATATTAAGGGTGGGAGTTGTCAATGATATTGCTAGCCAGTTGGAGGCTGATGGGAACTATGATAACAAACTTCCAATAGGTAGTGACAAGGGGCATAAAACACGCAAAAAAGCTGATGATAGGGGATCACAGACTAATTCAGATGCATTTGCAGCAATTGATGTTCACAATATTAACTTGATTTACCTGCGGCGTAATTTATTGGAGAGTCTTATGGATGATGCTGACAAATTTCATGACAAAGTTGTTGGGTCCATTGTGCGAATAAGAATTCCcaataatgataaaaaacaagaaacatATAGGCTTGTACAAGTTACAGGTGCTGATTTATGTTACACTGATCCAAGTTATATTTTACCTGCACACGGTAAAACATGTCATGCAAAATTGTGAAACTGTTGTTGATCTTGTGTATAGGTACAAGCAAGGTGGCTGAACCATATAAACTTGGAGAAAGAAATACTGATGTGATGCTCGAGATCTTAAATTTAGAAACGAAAGAAGTCATATCAATTGATGGAATTTCAAATCAGGACTTCTGCGAGGTGATTAAACATACTGCCTTATGCACCCATCTTTCTTTcctagttatttttttcttcaaccacTACAGTTTCTAGAACAGAAAGGTTTTGCCTTTTTTGAGAATTATGTTGTAATAGAACTGCAAGGTTTAAATTACAGACACTGACACTATTTGTTCTCTCATTCATGTTAAGTACTCAGATTTTAGAAACTGTTTGTGCATGCTGCAGTATTTGTGTTTTATGTGAGTTTTACAGAAAAACATCCTTTATGCTCTTTGTGCTTTACACGTGATGTATATCTGTATATACATAGATTTGTGTGTCTGCATATGCTTGGTCAAGCCACTCATTCCCATTATCTAAGGAACGTATACAAAATCAGATATAACAGGGGATCTCACAGTCCTTTGGATAAATCCTTCCTTAAAAGTATGTCCGACCACACCCTAGCTACTAACTTCCAGTGTAACCTAACCCACCTCTTtcaccatataaaaaaaaacacaaagcaACTCCaagtgttctcaatggcatCCACTCTACAGTGTGTGACTTGGGCATTTTGGTTAATCAAAACTAATCCCCAGGACTCCAACAAACCAAACTCCTACCCTTCCCGCCGTAGACGCAACCCGATCTACATCAGTGGCTAAGTCCGCTTAAGTACTCACTTCCGCTCCACGGTAAGCATGCGAGTCAATTAGCCCCTTGACCACTTCTGTCTCTGAACTCACTTATAAAGTCTGACCTTTTCCCCGAGATCGGTTTATCACTCGCAAGAATGTGTAATCATCAGTTGCTTAAACGTCAAACAAAAGCCTCCCTTGTATTCTCAATCCTGGGACTGAACCTATGCTGCAGAAATCTCTAGTCTCTGTGAGACAGATGATGACATACTCATCCCTGATTGAATTGCACATATTCATTCGACATGAACAAATTGATATCCAAATTGAGtcgattaaaaaagaaacactGAGTTGATATCCAAATCCTGAAAAAAATCAAGCCATTCCAAGAATgcttgaagattttttttttgggctacCACCTTAGCCATTAATAAATGGACTGAAAATAGTTTGTTATACGCATTATTTATGTTCAATATGAATTAAGCATGTTATGAAACGTGCAAAGCTTAGAACACTAGAAATTCGTTACATGAGCAAGATACTCCTTATGTGACATGTCTTTGGAGCCACATGAATGAAATTTACTAGTTTTCTTTTGCTCATGATGTTTAAATTATGTTTCTAGGATGAATGCAAGTGTTTACGCCAGAGTATAAAATGTGGGCTCATCAAACGATTGACTGTGGTAAGTCTGAAGGTTATGTTCCCTTATAGATTTCTCCCTATATGTTTGTATGCCCTCTTTTAAAGAAAACTTCCACTTGGTGTTAGGGTGAGATTCAGGAAAAAGCAATGACACTTCAAGCAGTGAGAGTAAATGATGTGAGTTCCTTTCTTTTGATCCTGAGGAAATGAGGTGTTATTCTCAGGATGCTTGTGTTTTGCTTTAGAAGGAGTTAGTCTGTTACAATGTCCAGTTTTAAGTAATATTGTGATTAATAACTGATGCGGAACTGTGTTATGCATGGTCCTGTTTTATAATCCAGGTGCTGGAAGCTGAGATAATACGACTTAATCATCTACGTGATCGGGCAAGTGAAAAGGGACATGAGAAAGAATATCCTTTCTTGTTTCGTATTGTTCCATTCTCTCTAAATATTTAGTCTTTTCAGGCTAACTTTAACTCTTTATCTGAAGGAAAAATGCCTTAGCTGGATTTTTCTTTACCACAGTTGGGCTAAATATCTGAATATGAATTTACTTGAGGAAAAAGATTCCTCCACATGTTTCTTCTTATATCCATGAAGTTTTGATCGTGTGAGGATAATTAGATGGATCATGGGGCTATACCATTGAGAGATCAATCAAAGCATGGGGGGCAAGATTGATGAATGACCACATTTTCAATACTGTAAAGGGCTTATCGTTTAGTGTATCCTGCCTGATCCATCTCCACATCCATGTATTGGCAACACATGTTTTTGTAGCCCTATACGATGTGGAAAGAGAGCACAGCCTCATAGCCATCTATTGGCATTTAATTTTATGCTATATTTGATAGCTGAGAGGCTCTGGGGGAAGTAAAGAGAGATCCATTAAATGCTTCAGTTGCTGAATGACAATGAAGACATCAGGAACTCATGGCTTATTGGTTACATATTCAATAGATCAGGAACATAttgaatatacatatattcaaagATTTTAAACATACTCCTATGGAAAGATCCTTGCTTGTTGGGGTAGGGGGAATAAAGAGTTTAAGTGATTTACGCCTCGAAGTAGAGTGTGTAAATACCGGAtgcatatatgtaaatatatatatatatatacacacatacatatatacatttttttttcacatatacatatatttcagtttttaaaattatcctccTGGCAATTGAATGAGCATGAGTTCAACTATATACGTTACACAACATTAAACGTGGTGTGTAACCATTTATTGCTAGCAGTCTCTATTCCTGATATCTGCCATGTTGTGAAGAAAAATGTACCATTTTTCTCAAGTATTCCTTCACCACGTTGCACATTTAGAGAATGCGTGGAGAAATTACAGCTTCTGAACTCACCTGAGGAACGACAGCGCAGACTGCTTGCGATTTGCGAAGTACACATTGATCCTAAAATGGATCCAAGTCATGAGTCTGAGGACGATGTGGGAGAATTAGATGAGAAGAAACAAGGTCCTTACCGATGATTTATGGATACTGAAAATAtgttatcattatttatttttatttagttatttatatcttgatgttttaattttgaatGTTTATTTTGGGGCAATGGTGCATGCAGATGATAATGTGAGGACAAAACTTTCTGGATATGCAAGAAAGGAGAGTGACCCTTTCTCTGCTCGAAGAGCAGGTGATGTCTCAAATGATTCTGGAACCGGGGCACAGAAAAACTTAGCCAAGTCTTGCAAGCAAACTAGAAAAGCTGGTATCACAAACAGTCCTGATAAAGGTGGAGCTACTTGGTTTCATGAGATAATGAATGAATCTTcttggaagaaaaaagaagcatCCGACTTAAATAATTGGGATACACCAGCAAACCAGATCAATACTTCTGGTTCATTGACCATTGTTTGCAACAGTCAGGCAGTGGTGAAGTCTAAATTGTTTTCTGGGGTTGCAGCAGAAATTTCACCGCTGGCTCTTTCTACACAGGCAGACGAATCTGCTAACAATTTTGAGACTGACAAAATTTGGCACTACCGAGACCCAAATGGAATAATTCGAGGACAATATTCTATGTCACAACTACGCAAATGGAATACCAGTGGACACTTCCCTCCTGATCTCAGAATATGGAGGATAAATGAAAAGCAAGATAAATCTGTACTTTTGAATGATGCGTTAAGTGGGAAATACCATGAAGCAAAGATGGTGCCAGATAATGGTAATTTACTGTCTCAAGATCTTGGAGTTGCCACAGATCATAGAGATAATAATGGCGATGGTGGGTTAAGCACAAGTACATATGCCTCTCAGATAGACAATAAAAAAGAGGAAAGCTGGAAGCCAGTGCAGAATGACTCAAGTGGTAATGATGGATTGTTCAGGAGCGATGAAAGGGTCTCTAGTTCATCTAGTTGGACTACACCTGCTGATGTCACCAACACTAATGAGAGAAAGAATGGTAGTTTTGAACCAGGCTGGGACTCATCAAAGGGTAATAGTTCTTGGCCTGACCAGCCCCAAGCGGATAGTAGTTCACTAGTCCCACCTGCATTTTCTGGGAAGTCGTTTGGATATGTATCATATCCAGTGAGGGAAGTTTATGGGGGTGAATGTACTTCTGGTCGGGAGAATGGAAATTGCAATTCACAGAGCACTGCTGACGGTCAGTTTAAAAGTGAACAGGGTTTTGAGCACCGATTTGACAGTGAGGGCCATTCAGGCCAATCTTCTGGGCAGAGCTGGAGACCTCCACCTGTAAATGTATCATCAAGTGACTGGGTTTCCAGCTCTGGTTTCATTTCTCTAGTTAAGTCACTTAAAACAACGGAGCAAGCTCaggaaattgattttcaagGTCAGTCAAGTCCCACTCCAAAGCAAAGCAATGAAGACTTAGAAGTTCAGGCTCCCAAAAACAAACGAGCTGCTTCAAGTGTTCCCGTTCAGGATGCAGGCCCTAACAGGAGTACTGCCTCTAGTTTAGTGGGTGGTGGCGGAAAAGTTTCTGAAGTAGCCGATGAATTGGGTGGTTACTCCTCAACTCCTGCCAAACCTTCCTTTGGGGATTGGGGCTCCAGTATTGTTTCTGCATCATCTCTGAAACCAACTGAAATTGTTCATGCTGCAACCCCGACTTCAATCAATGATCAACTGACGCATTCTTCCCCATCCCATCCAACATCTAATGCATCTAGTTGGCAAGCAATTGTTACCGAACCCACAGAGTTTTGCTCTTTAGTTGATGAATCTGTTTCAGATCTGTTGGCTGAAGTTGAAGCAATGGAGTCTCTTGATGGCTTGCCGTCCCCTACTTCAATTATGAAATGTAGAGACGCATTGACACAAGATTCAAAACATGAATGTATCAGTCCTCTAGATGAGTTTAGCCCAGGACTCGATCCCGGAAAAAGTGATGCTTTAAGCTCCACTGGTGATTTACAAGCACCTTCTCAGTCCACGGTGACTGACGAACGAGATGAAATATGTCGCACTGATGTTATTGATTCGGAAAAGAGATCAAGCATGCATTCCTCCTCTAGTGTTGAAGTTGAAGGAGATGCAAAGCCTGCTGATATTTCAGTGAACCAATGGGAAGCTCGTTCTGAAATCCAACCACCGCCATCTGCAGCAAGTTGGGATATATCTACTACGGAGATGAGTTGGAGAGTGGGATCGGAAAGTAGAACCACCAGTTGGAGAGGTGTGCAGGGAAGTGCAAACCTGGGCCAAATGGCAACACAGGACGGTATAAGCATGAATTTTGGTGCTTCTGCCGGGAATCCTGGTTTCCCCAAACTGAGAATCGGCGGTGACAGATTCTCTGGACCTAGAGATTGGGGTTTTCAGAGCAGGGATGTAGGATATGGTAGAGGTAGGGGAATGTGGAACAGCCAGCCCTTTTTTGTTGGTGGAAATGAAAGTTCTTTCAGGCCTCCCAAAAGTCAtagaatttgtaaattttacGGAAGTGGGTATTGTAAGAAGGGAGCGTCGTGTGATTATTTGCACCCATGAATTTGTGGGTTCTTTGCGATAAGGTACCATACCATTTAATTCTGTAATCATTTATTCACATTAGGGAGTCTGTTCCTGCCAATGTTGTGATTTTAACCTGTAAAAGTATCTGTCAAGGACTCTCAAGTAgcattacaaattattttttctcttttgttttgttttgtttttttttttatgaatactGGGGCTGTTCTAGGGCTGAAGTTTTGGTGGACGGTAGCTAGTCAGTAATGAGTAAATTTGTCAGATGCACTTATCAGTTCAAATGCTGTTGTGTTGTTACCTATTTGATTTGTCCTCCCCGTTCTCGACTCTCAAATAAGGAACCCATACCAAAGTCTTATATCAAATCTTGTTTTATGGTAGCCTCATAAGATAAGAATATCATTATGGTAACCTTATGAGACGAGTATCGTGGTAACTCCAtaagacaagaatatattttaaattcatgttatttcaCATAAGTTCAGTTCTTCTTATgtcagttcaagtcatgtcaatttatgtCACGTTATATATCTAGTCACGGTatgcttatttatgattatgattatgcATTTATGTCTTTACTGTCATGCTTGTCtttgtaaattatatattaagttatttgttaacttcgtgagatttataattaaatcttACCGTGATAGTCTCAACTATCATTCCCTCCAAaaatggtagatcatgtgccAAGATTAGAAGCTGTAGCAGAAGATCGCCTAAAGGCGGTCAACTAGATAGTGACGGCACGACGTGGAGCCCATCGCTTTGATGCTTCGTTTCATCGATCGTATTATGGCGTCCTTGACCGAATTGTGCAAAGTACCTGATCAATTAGTCTAGTAGTTACTTTAGTTTTACATGTACTTGGGGAGTTCTGTCTCCAGTACTCTTTATGTTACAAACTTTTTGGACAAATACTGTAACCTTTAGATACTAACTATCACGTGAGTTTTATGAagcatgtttatattttttgatatattacttctggtacatagtattgcttaaagaaaaaaaattatctgttgcaaatattgcatattgttaaaTGCATGTTAGGTACATTGCATCCTTAAATGTTATGAATGAGGGTAggtaactttgtgttgcatgtctggATACTTCAAAGTTTGTCTGATCCCAAGCGAAATTTGTGGGCGTCATAATATTCATCTCATCTGTTACTATTGGGCTAATGTAAGATAATGCTTCTATAATCCCTTTCTGGCTGAAATGTAGTGATTCTACCAGCTGTGAGTATCGAGTTCTAGTTCCCTTTACCAAGGCCCAAAACTTGGCTCGTATACCATTGTTAAGAATCTAACAAGATACTGAACAAGTAACAACCACTTCAAGGGGATTAATCTCCGattaacaatataattttagaaacCGAATTTCCTTCTTCGTTAATGCAGTTAGTACTTAAATACAACCATGGCTCTAAATAAACAAGCAACAATCTACAGAATAATTGGCTAAAAGATAGGCTAACTGACAAACTGACTCTAGACCACTTTTCACTTCACAAAAGTGGCTTGATAACATGGCAACTAACATAAGACTTAGAATCAATTTCAAGAAAAAGCATAATGTACAATAAATGAATTTTGACCCAATAATGAACTCAATTACTATTACAGGACTCTTATTTAGACTCAACAACTAATGGGCCCCAGACATTCATCCCAAGACTCTTATCTTAACCCAAAACAGATAACACATGGTTAATCCGGATGAAGGAAGATTACACAATTTATAGATTTCTATGAACAGAGTTCTCGAATGCAAGTGGTTCGGGCGGTGGTGAAGACAAAAGTGACAGAACAGAGTCACATAGGGTGTTCATCACAACGGGCTGCTGCAAGAATCCCTGAAACCCCAGCTTGGTTTCAACGAGATAGACAACGAGAAAATATGTTTCCTTATCTATTTAAGCTTCTTCTATGCCTAAGATTCATGCCTTCCTCGGACATTATAAGTATGTCCCAAGAGTATCTTTAGGGTTTTTGTCTTaagcctcgtttggttaaacatatgagatgagataaaagttaaaaattgaataaaatattattaaaatattatttttattttaagatttgaaaaagttaaattatttattgtattttttttgagtttgaaaaatttgtaatgattagatgaaataagatgagatggtttgtgaaaataaactagGCCTTGGTGTCTCTTGTGAGTGCTCCTAGAGTTTGTTTTAATTAAGCAACCTCACCGGAGAAGTTGCTAAGGTATCCATTGGACCTGCGAGACATCAGATTTGCGAGAAGGTGACGGTTGTATAGAGAAGCTCTTCGACAATGATGGAGGACCTACGAGATGGTGGCAAAGAAGTCGAGGTGCCAAGGACCATGGGTCATGAGCCAATCAACCCATCGGGATCACAAGTGGCCAAGGAATCATCGACGGTGGCTTATAAGGTAATCAGGGAGTTGCCGACAGTCGATCCAGAAATGGATCTCAACTTTTTATCATCGACGAACGTGGGATCTCTGGCATAAGACACATAGACATAACTGATGGGTAGCAGGGAGGAGGCTCAGGTGGTCTTCTCTCTGGCGAAGGCCTTTGGGCAGTCTCAACCAATCCAAGAGACAATGGCGGGGGCATAGGACATGAATTATGTATGCTTTAGTTGGCATACAGAGAGGCCAAGGTGGACCTAGAGCCGTTATGCACCTTGTCTCCCTTGCTTACAATGGGAGGCTTAGAAAGTGAAGGATATTCAGGAGTGTGTGGAGATTTCTTGTGACAGGTACAATGAGCAATTCAGGGTATTACTTATTGCCATTGAGGCGGTTTGATTTCAATCCCCTAAATCAACTTATAGGAAAAAGAGGGAGCTAAAGCATTTCACTTGTTCAATTAATTATGATGGATGAGAGGGGAGTACGAGCAAAGGAAGATCCAAGGGAAATGCTATTTCTCCCTATAAAACCTAGAATTCTTTCTTGGAACATTTAGAATCTTAACCCTAATAAGCGTACACGCGTGAAGAATCTTTTATGTTAATGTAAGTTTGATATTGTGTGTTTGCAGGAAACTAAGATGGAATTCATGGATCGTAGTTTCATCACTAACATTTGGGGCTATCCATTTGTGAGATCTGTGTATCTTGCCTCTAAGAGAGCATCCGGGGGCATCCTAATTATGTGGGACTTGAGGGTGGTTGAGTCTATTGAGGAGTGTGTTGGAAATTATACAATAGTGTGTTTGTTTAAAAATGTGGAAGACGGCTTTTGTTGGCTTTCGTTGGTGTGTATGGACCAAACGTGGACACACATAGGAAGGTCTTATGGGAGGAGTTAGCGGGTTTGGGCAGCTGGTGGAACCTACTATAGTATTGGCGGTGACTTTAATATCACTAGGTTTCCTAGTAAAAGATCAGGAGAAGTCCAGCATAGCCAGGCAATGAATGAATTTTCTGAGTCCATTTTTGGTATGGATCCGGTGGACTTACCACTTACTGGTGGCATGTAAATTTGGTCTAATAATTAGGCttggtctcgtttggatagatTTTCAGTGTCTCCTTAATGGGAGGTACATTACTCTACCTTGCTACAGAAGCATTTGGATAGAGTTTGCTAGGACCATTTTCCTATTGTACTGGATTTTGGAGGCATTCACGAGGGTAAAAGCtactttaagtttgaaaatatataactGAAAGCTAAGGGTTTTGTGTAGAAAGTCAGGTCGTGGTGGTCCTTGTATTCTTTAGAGGGTTCACCCATTTTTATCCTAGCTAGGAAATTGAAAGCACTGAAGAGAAATTTGAAGAGGTGGAATGCTAAAGTTTTCAAACTAGTCAAAAAAATGTCTCTTATGGAGAATTTAAAGGACTTGGAGGATAGGGAGGTGAGCGCTCCTCTTTTTGAGGAGGAGTCTTGCAAGAAATTAACTCTCACTTTGGAGCTAGAAAATGTGTTACTAATGGAGGAAATCTCATGGAGGCAAAAGTTAAGAGCCCTTTGGCTGAAGGAAGGGGACCGTTGTACGAAAATTTTCCATTGGATGGCTAATTATGATGCTATTAAGAACCATATTGTCAATTTCTACGAAGACCTACTTGCTAAAAAATCTCCATGGAGACCCAAATTGGATGGTATGCCTTTTGAGAATATTGCTCAAGTAAGCTCTTTGTGGTTGGAGAAACCTTTTGAAGCAGAAGAGGTTCTTCGGGTGATTTGTGGGATGACCAAGGATAAAGCCCTGTAGCTAGATGAATTTTCGATGACTTTTTTATCATGATTGTTGGGATGTGATAGGGGAGGATATTATGCAAACTTTTTAGGAGTTATACACCTTTGGTAAATTcgaaaaaaaacattaatgcaTCTTTTATTGCTTTTATTCCTAAGAAAAGTGGGACAGTAGAGGTAAAAGATTTTCGACATATTAGTCTCAATAATGAggtgtataaaattatctcaaaggTGCTTGCCAATCGCACAAGTAAGGTTATGAGTAGTGTaatatcaaaatctcaaaatgcctttgtgaagGGGAGACAAATCTTGGATTCAATGTTGATTTCCAATGAATGCTTAGATTGTAGAATCAAGAAGGGTACACCAAGACTCATATGTaagctagacatggagaaggcctatgaccaTGTTAATTGAGATGTGTTATTTACTTGGGAGGTACAGTTTCGGGGATAGATATATTTCATGGATTAGGTATTGTATAACTACggtttgtttttcaatttcagtgAATGGAGCACTGAAATGATTCTTTAACAATTCTAGGGGATTAAGACAAGGGGATCACCTCTCCCCTTTATtgtttgtcattgttatggaaGTATTGAGTCGTATGTTAAGTGTATCTGTTAATGGAGGGTTTATTGCTGGA from Juglans microcarpa x Juglans regia isolate MS1-56 chromosome 4S, Jm3101_v1.0, whole genome shotgun sequence carries:
- the LOC121262609 gene encoding zinc finger CCCH domain-containing protein 44-like isoform X2, which codes for MSELIYFLWFTLLGRGCPKAYHPACIKRDESFFKLRAKWNCGWHICSSCQKAAHYMCYTCTYSLCKGCIKDADYLSVRGNNGFCGMCMRTVMLIENFQENTEVAKVDFDDKSSWEYLFKMYWIFLKGKLSLTLDELIRAKNPWKGAYSIAYKVGSSGELYDGIDDKVSSGDNSCAGLQTKNPKKRKANEQNIFNKDSLAMEKTGSDKDLHQPEGTIWASKELLEFVAHMKNGDTSVLSQFDVQALLLEYVRKNNLRDPRRKCQIVCDLRLLSLFGKVHIGHFEMLKLLESHFLIKESSSADDILRVGVVNDIASQLEADGNYDNKLPIGSDKGHKTRKKADDRGSQTNSDAFAAIDVHNINLIYLRRNLLESLMDDADKFHDKVVGSIVRIRIPNNDKKQETYRLVQVTGTSKVAEPYKLGERNTDVMLEILNLETKEVISIDGISNQDFCEDECKCLRQSIKCGLIKRLTVGEIQEKAMTLQAVRVNDVLEAEIIRLNHLRDRASEKGHEKEFRECVEKLQLLNSPEERQRRLLAICEVHIDPKMDPSHESEDDVGELDEKKQDDNVRTKLSGYARKESDPFSARRAGDVSNDSGTGAQKNLAKSCKQTRKAGITNSPDKGGATWFHEIMNESSWKKKEASDLNNWDTPANQINTSGSLTIVCNSQAVVKSKLFSGVAAEISPLALSTQADESANNFETDKIWHYRDPNGIIRGQYSMSQLRKWNTSGHFPPDLRIWRINEKQDKSVLLNDALSGKYHEAKMVPDNGNLLSQDLGVATDHRDNNGDGGLSTSTYASQIDNKKEESWKPVQNDSSGNDGLFRSDERVSSSSSWTTPADVTNTNERKNGSFEPGWDSSKGNSSWPDQPQADSSSLVPPAFSGKSFGYVSYPVREVYGGECTSGRENGNCNSQSTADGQFKSEQGFEHRFDSEGHSGQSSGQSWRPPPVNVSSSDWVSSSGFISLVKSLKTTEQAQEIDFQGQSSPTPKQSNEDLEVQAPKNKRAASSVPVQDAGPNRSTASSLVGGGGKVSEVADELGGYSSTPAKPSFGDWGSSIVSASSLKPTEIVHAATPTSINDQLTHSSPSHPTSNASSWQAIVTEPTEFCSLVDESVSDLLAEVEAMESLDGLPSPTSIMKCRDALTQDSKHECISPLDEFSPGLDPGKSDALSSTGDLQAPSQSTVTDERDEICRTDVIDSEKRSSMHSSSSVEVEGDAKPADISVNQWEARSEIQPPPSAASWDISTTEMSWRVGSESRTTSWRGVQGSANLGQMATQDGISMNFGASAGNPGFPKLRIGGDRFSGPRDWGFQSRDVGYGRGRGMWNSQPFFVGGNESSFRPPKSHRICKFYGSGYCKKGASCDYLHP
- the LOC121262609 gene encoding zinc finger CCCH domain-containing protein 44-like isoform X1 — translated: MERTHAEQQEVSSHYKPCLHDGRVEQGSFDDSVPTVDLMSANQREAMRDMDDSQLIGAPEASVTAKEDVSVPEVEMLMMMKKKMEVKPVGTMVAKRKRGRPPGGLAKTNKTTPLVRKKKDEEDVCFICFDGGSLVLCDRRGCPKAYHPACIKRDESFFKLRAKWNCGWHICSSCQKAAHYMCYTCTYSLCKGCIKDADYLSVRGNNGFCGMCMRTVMLIENFQENTEVAKVDFDDKSSWEYLFKMYWIFLKGKLSLTLDELIRAKNPWKGAYSIAYKVGSSGELYDGIDDKVSSGDNSCAGLQTKNPKKRKANEQNIFNKDSLAMEKTGSDKDLHQPEGTIWASKELLEFVAHMKNGDTSVLSQFDVQALLLEYVRKNNLRDPRRKCQIVCDLRLLSLFGKVHIGHFEMLKLLESHFLIKESSSADDILRVGVVNDIASQLEADGNYDNKLPIGSDKGHKTRKKADDRGSQTNSDAFAAIDVHNINLIYLRRNLLESLMDDADKFHDKVVGSIVRIRIPNNDKKQETYRLVQVTGTSKVAEPYKLGERNTDVMLEILNLETKEVISIDGISNQDFCEDECKCLRQSIKCGLIKRLTVGEIQEKAMTLQAVRVNDVLEAEIIRLNHLRDRASEKGHEKEFRECVEKLQLLNSPEERQRRLLAICEVHIDPKMDPSHESEDDVGELDEKKQDDNVRTKLSGYARKESDPFSARRAGDVSNDSGTGAQKNLAKSCKQTRKAGITNSPDKGGATWFHEIMNESSWKKKEASDLNNWDTPANQINTSGSLTIVCNSQAVVKSKLFSGVAAEISPLALSTQADESANNFETDKIWHYRDPNGIIRGQYSMSQLRKWNTSGHFPPDLRIWRINEKQDKSVLLNDALSGKYHEAKMVPDNGNLLSQDLGVATDHRDNNGDGGLSTSTYASQIDNKKEESWKPVQNDSSGNDGLFRSDERVSSSSSWTTPADVTNTNERKNGSFEPGWDSSKGNSSWPDQPQADSSSLVPPAFSGKSFGYVSYPVREVYGGECTSGRENGNCNSQSTADGQFKSEQGFEHRFDSEGHSGQSSGQSWRPPPVNVSSSDWVSSSGFISLVKSLKTTEQAQEIDFQGQSSPTPKQSNEDLEVQAPKNKRAASSVPVQDAGPNRSTASSLVGGGGKVSEVADELGGYSSTPAKPSFGDWGSSIVSASSLKPTEIVHAATPTSINDQLTHSSPSHPTSNASSWQAIVTEPTEFCSLVDESVSDLLAEVEAMESLDGLPSPTSIMKCRDALTQDSKHECISPLDEFSPGLDPGKSDALSSTGDLQAPSQSTVTDERDEICRTDVIDSEKRSSMHSSSSVEVEGDAKPADISVNQWEARSEIQPPPSAASWDISTTEMSWRVGSESRTTSWRGVQGSANLGQMATQDGISMNFGASAGNPGFPKLRIGGDRFSGPRDWGFQSRDVGYGRGRGMWNSQPFFVGGNESSFRPPKSHRICKFYGSGYCKKGASCDYLHP